The uncultured Dysgonomonas sp. genome contains the following window.
TTTATGCTGCCTTATCCCTACAGATGATATACCTGATGTCGGGTTTCAGTTTTTTATCCCAGCTGATAAAATTGTGCATTTTCTGATGTATTTCGGTCTGTCCGGAGTGGCATCTTTCAATTATATCTTTTACAAAAAAGGGCATATTATTATATTGAAGCTTGTCGTTTTCGCTATACTGGTCCCTATAATTTACGGAGGAATGATAGAGATAATACAAGCGGAATATTTTCCGGGAAGGAGTGGGGATTGGTCCGATTTTTTGGCAGACGTGTTGGGTGTACTGGCATCCTTACCCATTTCCTTTTGGTTTAGGCGTTTTATGTTAAATAGACAATTACAGGAAGAAGACATATGAAAAAGTCAATCGTTATTTTGTTCGTGTTGTTTTTCTCAATGAGTATATTTTCTCAGGAGGAGAATTATCAATATAAAGTAAAAGTGGGAGATGTTGCTCCCGATTTTGAAATGAGTCTGCCTTCGGGACAAAAAGTGAAATTATCCTCTCTGAGAGGTAAGGTTATCATGCTGCAATTTACTGCCAGCTGGTGTGGCGTATGCCGCAAAGAGATGCCCCATATAGAGAAAGAGATATGGCAGAAGCATAAGGATAATCCTAATTTTGCGTTATATGGTATAGACCGCGAAGAACCGGCCGAAACAGTCTTGAAATTTGCCAAAGCCACAGGAGTGACTTATCCTATAGGTTTAGACCCGAAAGCAGATATATTTGGTACATACGCGGAAAAAGAAGCGGGGATCACAAGGAATATCATTATTGATAAAAATGGAAAGATAGTAATGCTTACCAGGCTTTTCAAGATGGAAGAGTTTAACGAAATGGTTGCCTTGATAGATTCTTTAGTAGTAGAGAAAAAATAATACAGATGAGTATTGTTATTATAAAATACAATGCAGGTAATATCTTTTCGGTAGAGCATGCTTTTAAACGTCTGGGTATAGAAGCTATTGTGACTGCTGACAAAGAGTTGATCAGTACCGCAGACAAAGTGATTTTTCCGGGGGTAGGAGAGGCTAGTTCCACAATGCATCATTTGCGTCAGACAGGATTGGATAAGCTTATACCCGATCTGAAGCAACCCGTCTTGGGAATTTGCCTCGGTATGCAGTTGATGTGCGCCCATTCCGAAGAAGGCGATGTGGATTGTTTAAATATATTTGATGCGGAAGTAAAACGTTTTGTCTCGGAAAGACATGAAGATAAAGTGCCTCATATGGGATGGAATACAATTACTAATCTAACGAGTGAGATTTTTGATGATTCACTGGAGGGGGAATTTGTATATTTTGTACATAGTTATTATGTAGCGAGTTGCAAGCATACGGCAGCAACGACAGATTATATCCTTCCATTTAGTGCGGCCATCCATAAAGATAATTTTTATGCAACCCAGTTCCACCCGGAAAAGAGTGGGGGAGTGGGTGAAAAGATATTAAAGAACTTTTTGTCGAATACTAAATAAATAATTTATCATGGATAAGTACGATGAATTAAGAAAGCTGGAGGAGCTTAGAGCTCAGGGAGCAATTTCGGAAGAAGAGTTTCAGCAAGAAAAACACAGGATATTGAATCCCGGTAGCTATGGTAACGAGAAGAAAGGGTTAGGAGGCATACAGAAAGATTCATATATCATACTGATGCATCTGTCGCAGTTTGCAGGTTTCCTTATTCCCGGATTAGGCTTTATTCTACCCATTGTATTGTGGTTGGTAAATGCAAAAGAATATCCGGAAGTAGACCGGCATGGAAAGAATATCGCGAATTTTATGATAAGTATGCTTATTTATGCGACAATAGCAGGGATCTTCTGCATCACGATAATCGGAATTGTAATAGGCCTTCCAATGCTTATCATAATTGCGATACTCGAAATCGTATTCATAATCATTGCAGCAATAAAGGCCAGCAACGGAGAATATTGGAAGTATCCATTGTCAATCACTTTTTTTTCTTAAATAACAGAGCATGATAGAGATTATCCCTGCTATAGATATTATTGATGGTAAGTGCGTTCGTCTGTCACAAGGCGATTATAATGCAAAGAAAGTATATAACGAAGATCCGCTGGAGGTAGCGAAAATGTTTGAAGGCGCGGGTATCCGCCGTCTTCATCTCGTCGACCTCGATGGGGCGAAGGCAAAAAGAGTCGTCAATCAGGCTGTTCTGGAAAAGATTGCGTCAAATACTTCCCTCGTCATTGATTTTGGCGGAGGGGTGCAAAGTGATTCCGATCTGGATATTGTTTTCGAATCAGGAGCTTCTATGGTTACCGGAGGGAGTATTGCGGTGAGGGATAGGGATTTATTTATTTCCTGGATAGAGAAATATGGCAGCGAAAAGATAATTTTGGGGGCTGATTGTAAGGACGGTAAGATCGCTGTTTCCGGTTGGCAGGAATCTACATCGGTTGATATTATTCCTTTTATAGGAGATTATAAAGCGAAGGGTATAAATAAAGTTGTCTGTACGGATATCAGCAAGGATGGCATGCTCCAAGGTCCGTCTATTGACTTGTATAAGGAAATCTTGAAATCTTTTCCGGATCTTTATTTAATTGCAAGTGGCGGAGTCAGTAGCTTTCAGGATATACTCGATTTGGAGCTCGCGGGTGTGCCTGCTGTTATTTTAGGAAAAGCGATCTATGAAAATAGAGTGACATTAGTCGAATTGGCTAATCATAATAAAGAATAAGAATGTTAGCGAAAAGAATAATACCTTGTCTTGATGTAAAAGACGGGATGACCGTGAAAGGAACCAATTTTGTGAATCTCCGGGAAGCCGGAGATCCGGTGGAACTTGGTGTGCGTTATAGCGAACAAGGAGCCGACGAACTGGTATTTCTTGATATTACGGCATCGCACGAGGAGCGTAAGACATTTACGGACTTGGTAAAGCGAATCGCCGCTAATATAAATATACCTTTTACTATCGGTGGAGGTATCAATGAATTATCGGATGTAGATCGCTTGTTGAATGCAGGTGCGGATAAGGTCTCTGTAAATTCCACAGCGATAAGAAATCCAAAAATAATTGAGGAAATAGCTAAAAACTTCGGTTCACAGGTTTGTGTTTGTGCAATAGATGCTAACTTAGAAGACGGGATATGGTCATGTTACACCAGTGGTGGACGTAACAAAACAGATAAAGAACTTTTCTCATGGGCTAAGGAAGCTGAAAATCTTGGTGCAGGTGAGATCCTTTTTACCAGTATGAACCATGACGGAGTGAAAAGCGGATATGCAAATGAGGCATTACGCCGGTTATCCGAAACATTGAATATCCCCATTATTGCCTCCGGCGGAGCCGGGAATATGGAACATTTTCGCGATGTGTTTGTTAATGGTAAAGCAGATGCAGCCTTGGCAGCCAGCGTTTTTCATTTTGGTGAGATAGCGATAAAGGATTTGAAGGATTATTTGAAAAAAGAAAATATAAATGTGAGATAATTATAAATTATGCGTTATGGATCATAGCTCGTAATTTATAACTCGTAACTTGTAACTATAATGAAACTCGATTTCGACAAAGTAGGTGGATTGATACCTGCAATTATACAGGATAATGAGACAAACAAAGTGTTGATGCTTGGCTATATGAATACTGAGGCTTTGCAGAAAACACAGGAAACGGGAAAGGTGACATTCTTTAGTCGTACAAAACAGCGGCTTTGGACAAAAGGCGAAGAAAGTGGGAACTTCCTTAACGTAATCAGTATAAAGGAAGATTGCGATAAGGATACACTCCTGATTAAAGTGAATCCTGTTGGTCCTGTTTGCCATACAGGAGCAGATACTTGCTTCGAAGAAGAAAATAAAGAAGATATCCTGTTTTTGAAATATCTTCAGCATTTTATAGAAAAACGTTACAAAGAGATGCCCGAAGGCTCTTATACAACATCACTTTTTGAGTCTGGAATAAATCGCATGGCCCAGAAAGTGGGCGAAGAGGCTCTGGAATCGGTGATAGAGGCATGTAATGGTACCGACGACCGTTTGATATATGAATCAGCAGATATGCTTTATCATCTGATTGTATTGTTAACATCGAAAGGGTTAAGTATCGAATACCTTGCAAGGGAGCTTCAAAAGCGTCATAAGAAAAATTAAAAACTAAAAACTAAAAGTGAAAAATGTTTATCAATCTCCATTTTTAATTTTTCACTTTTAGTTCTTCACTTTTCACTTTGTACTGACATAGTTATGGATAAAGATGTAATTATAAGATATGAGGGGGTTGATTTGGACAGGGATGGCAATAATATCCTTAGTGATATCAACATTTCGATAAATGAAGGTGAATTTATATACCTCATAGGGAAGGTAGGTTCGGGGAAAAGTACATTCCTGAAAAGTCTCTACTATGAAATACCTATAGAAAAAGGTCATGGACGTATCTTCGATTATGAACTGGAGAGTATAAAGAAGAAACAAATTCCTTTTTTGAGACGAAAGGTGGGAATCGTATTTCAGGACTTCCAATTGCTTATCGACCGTACTGCGGCTAAGAATCTGGAATTTGTCCTTCGTGCTACCGGATGGAAGAATAAGGGCCTGATAGATATTAGAATAGAGGAAGTTCTTACACAGGTAGGTATGCAAAATAAGGGCTATAAAATGCCTCATGAGTTATCGGGTGGCGAACAGCAACGTATTGTTATTGCACGTGCACTCCTAAATTCACCGGAGATCATACTTGCCGATGAGCCGACAGGGAATCTCGATCCAGAAACAGGTAATCAGATTGTACAGCTCTTACATACGATATCCGAGAGTAATACAGCCGTTATAATGTCGACACATAATTATGCAGTCGTTCAGAAATATCCGGGCAGAATCATCAAATGCGAGGATGGCCATCTGAAAGATGTGAAAATGGGAGGCCAAACTCAGGCACATAATTAATTATATAACTAAAAGAAGTATTTAATGCACCATTATTTAATCATAACAGATTATTGTTGTTGCAGATACAAAAGTAATAAAAAGGTCTGAGACCTTAATAGAGGGAATTATGGAAATAAGAAAATTAGATTTAGCAAAGAGTAATGAAGTTTCATTTATTGAAAACCTTTATATAGAATCCTTTCCGTTGAGCGAACGCCGCCCGGTGGAAACAATGCTGGATTTATATAAAGGAGATTCGCCTTTTGTTATTGCCGTAACCCTTGAAGATGATAATATAGTCGGATTCCTTACTTACTGGGATCTGGATGAATTTATATTTGCCGAGCATTTTGCTATTTCACCCGAGTTTCGTAATGGAGGATATGGACGTAAAGTGATGGATTTA
Protein-coding sequences here:
- a CDS encoding TlpA disulfide reductase family protein — protein: MKKSIVILFVLFFSMSIFSQEENYQYKVKVGDVAPDFEMSLPSGQKVKLSSLRGKVIMLQFTASWCGVCRKEMPHIEKEIWQKHKDNPNFALYGIDREEPAETVLKFAKATGVTYPIGLDPKADIFGTYAEKEAGITRNIIIDKNGKIVMLTRLFKMEEFNEMVALIDSLVVEKK
- a CDS encoding GNAT family N-acetyltransferase, which produces MEIRKLDLAKSNEVSFIENLYIESFPLSERRPVETMLDLYKGDSPFVIAVTLEDDNIVGFLTYWDLDEFIFAEHFAISPEFRNGGYGRKVMDLFIKDITKPIILEVELPTTILSERRIGFYQRIGFRLWENVQYQQPAYHKDGIAIPMKLMTYGDLDVEKNLIDIRSKLYSVVYNC
- the hisA gene encoding 1-(5-phosphoribosyl)-5-[(5-phosphoribosylamino)methylideneamino]imidazole-4-carboxamide isomerase, with protein sequence MIEIIPAIDIIDGKCVRLSQGDYNAKKVYNEDPLEVAKMFEGAGIRRLHLVDLDGAKAKRVVNQAVLEKIASNTSLVIDFGGGVQSDSDLDIVFESGASMVTGGSIAVRDRDLFISWIEKYGSEKIILGADCKDGKIAVSGWQESTSVDIIPFIGDYKAKGINKVVCTDISKDGMLQGPSIDLYKEILKSFPDLYLIASGGVSSFQDILDLELAGVPAVILGKAIYENRVTLVELANHNKE
- a CDS encoding VanZ family protein; the encoded protein is MLKRIVRYTWPPAVIAIIIFYLCCLIPTDDIPDVGFQFFIPADKIVHFLMYFGLSGVASFNYIFYKKGHIIILKLVVFAILVPIIYGGMIEIIQAEYFPGRSGDWSDFLADVLGVLASLPISFWFRRFMLNRQLQEEDI
- a CDS encoding DUF4870 domain-containing protein; the encoded protein is MDKYDELRKLEELRAQGAISEEEFQQEKHRILNPGSYGNEKKGLGGIQKDSYIILMHLSQFAGFLIPGLGFILPIVLWLVNAKEYPEVDRHGKNIANFMISMLIYATIAGIFCITIIGIVIGLPMLIIIAILEIVFIIIAAIKASNGEYWKYPLSITFFS
- the hisIE gene encoding bifunctional phosphoribosyl-AMP cyclohydrolase/phosphoribosyl-ATP diphosphatase HisIE, with product MKLDFDKVGGLIPAIIQDNETNKVLMLGYMNTEALQKTQETGKVTFFSRTKQRLWTKGEESGNFLNVISIKEDCDKDTLLIKVNPVGPVCHTGADTCFEEENKEDILFLKYLQHFIEKRYKEMPEGSYTTSLFESGINRMAQKVGEEALESVIEACNGTDDRLIYESADMLYHLIVLLTSKGLSIEYLARELQKRHKKN
- the hisH gene encoding imidazole glycerol phosphate synthase subunit HisH, whose protein sequence is MSIVIIKYNAGNIFSVEHAFKRLGIEAIVTADKELISTADKVIFPGVGEASSTMHHLRQTGLDKLIPDLKQPVLGICLGMQLMCAHSEEGDVDCLNIFDAEVKRFVSERHEDKVPHMGWNTITNLTSEIFDDSLEGEFVYFVHSYYVASCKHTAATTDYILPFSAAIHKDNFYATQFHPEKSGGVGEKILKNFLSNTK
- the hisF gene encoding imidazole glycerol phosphate synthase subunit HisF, which encodes MLAKRIIPCLDVKDGMTVKGTNFVNLREAGDPVELGVRYSEQGADELVFLDITASHEERKTFTDLVKRIAANINIPFTIGGGINELSDVDRLLNAGADKVSVNSTAIRNPKIIEEIAKNFGSQVCVCAIDANLEDGIWSCYTSGGRNKTDKELFSWAKEAENLGAGEILFTSMNHDGVKSGYANEALRRLSETLNIPIIASGGAGNMEHFRDVFVNGKADAALAASVFHFGEIAIKDLKDYLKKENINVR
- a CDS encoding ATP-binding cassette domain-containing protein, which codes for MDKDVIIRYEGVDLDRDGNNILSDINISINEGEFIYLIGKVGSGKSTFLKSLYYEIPIEKGHGRIFDYELESIKKKQIPFLRRKVGIVFQDFQLLIDRTAAKNLEFVLRATGWKNKGLIDIRIEEVLTQVGMQNKGYKMPHELSGGEQQRIVIARALLNSPEIILADEPTGNLDPETGNQIVQLLHTISESNTAVIMSTHNYAVVQKYPGRIIKCEDGHLKDVKMGGQTQAHN